In a genomic window of Echeneis naucrates chromosome 4, fEcheNa1.1, whole genome shotgun sequence:
- the ctbs gene encoding di-N-acetylchitobiase translates to MSRFVWWLFVLLSSTVVCLCGAGVCPCERPELCLQIRQTRDFEVFVFDVGGKEWKSYNWSMVTTVATFGRYDPELMCFAHANGARVVLKGDVPVRYIVDQNNRTAWITEKVNLAKSQFMDGINLDIEQPVVEGSPEYTALTNLVKETTEAFHREIPGSQVSFDVPWSPKCIDMRCYDYVTIAESCDLLFVMSYDEQSQIFGDCIAKANAPLSQTLAGYDQYVSLGIDPKKLLMGVPWYGYDYLCLNFSQEGICSIAKVPFRGAPCSDAAGKQKTYKWIMKQLNSSFSGRMWDDKCQAPFFNYKDEAGQIHQVWYDDPQSICPKASAVTAKGLRGIGMWNGNILDYSGEAVARQQTEMMWNVLLGC, encoded by the exons ATGTCCCGCTTTGTGTGGtggctgtttgtgctgttgtcgtccacagttgtgtgtctgtgcggggccggtgtgtgtccgtgtgagAGGCCGGAGCTGTGTCTGCAGATCCGACAGACGAGAGACTTTGAG gtgtttgtgtttgatgtggGTGGAAAAGAATGGAAGTCGTACAATTGGAGCATGGTGACGACGGTGGCCACCTTTGGACGATATGATCCTGAGCTCATGTGCTTCGCTCACGCCAACGGAGCACGAGTCGTCCTCAAAG GCGACGTTCCTGTCCGGTACATCGTGGACCAGAATAACAGGACGGCCTGGATCACCGAGAAAGTCAACTTGGCCAAAAGTCAGTTCATGGATGGAATCAACCTCGACATCGAACAGCCGGTGGTAGAGGGTTCGCCGGAGTACACCGCCCTAACGAACCTGGTCAAAGAGACCACCGAGGCGTTCCACAGGGAGATCCCAGGATCGCAG GTCTCATTCGATGTTCCCTGGTCACCAAAATGTATCGACATGCGCTGCTACGATTACGTCACCATCGCCGAGTCCTGCGACCTGCTGTTCGTCATGTCCTACGATGAGCAGAGTCAGATCTTTGGCGACTGCATTGCGAAGGCGAACGCGCCGCTCTCTCAAACGCTGGCTG GGTATGACCAGTATGTGAGTCTGGGGATCGACCCAAAGAAGCTGCTGATGGGAGTTCCCTGGTACGGCTACGACTATCTGTGTCTCAACTTCTCCCAG GAGGGAATTTGCTCCATCGCCAAAGTTCCTTTCCGTGGAGCTCCCTGCAGCGACgcagctggaaaacagaaaacatacaaGTGGATCATGAAGCAGCTCAACAGCTCCTTTTCTGGCAGGATGTGGGACGACAAGTGCCAGGCTCCCTTCTTCAACTACAAG GATGAAGCGGGACAGATTCATCAGGTTTGGTACGACGACCCGCAGAGTATCTGCCCGAAGGCCAGCGCGGTGACGGCTAAAGGTTTGAGGGGCATCGGCATGTGGAACGGCAACATCTTGGACTACAGCGGTGAAGCGGTCGCCAGGCAACAGACGGAGATGATGTGGAATGTCCTGCTGGGATGCTAG
- the spata1 gene encoding spermatogenesis-associated protein 1, which yields MELSCESLRYPEDRRPASCKFVELHVLFVPDDQWNVKLNKVPAEAIESFISAGFIRVYPDTTLKTLRSELGALLGTDRSDNKFSFLKCVGRSLALVKSKQERDLKVKTFAPPYAPQPELYLLSVAEGDGSVCSRSLTPDTGSSSPDRPAFYHPPKSCSLPTGTKETVKFPLIPRCSHQPPPTLSPEEEEEEEEEEEESYSSSEGEGDEEEEAPSPDKSEWADQERCPGKFQHQRPKQPVSLNKDSSLRYRFIYAFLYIIGALQRRDADPARGKEPAGKEETSRKSQEDRDSGFSLTDGFGKPKDAQKVKSSGSKPSEVTESPASLSQPVHRPPTPPAPDLAKVTHKTAAPPVFQATKEELIEEIKVAREERKQLEWTRQELLRKGKDLLAQNRHRRNQARDSWKKRYFETKKATAPLEENLKNLRQELETFYNKLLHQLQARDNRGRPRRQGRSSIKNELIIQIMTEIHEIDNLKRKVEDAKMKLVTEIKLRKQAATELRALKAELAQKKSQSGHIVSSTASFGFGFTKRDRPQAENTSI from the exons ATGGAGCTGTCTTGTGAGTCTCTGAGATATCCTGAGGACCGAAGACCAGCCAGCTGTAAG TTTGTGGAGCTCCATGTGCTGTTTGTACCAGACGACCAGTGGAATGTGAAGCTCAACAAAGTCCCAGCTGAGGCCATAGAGAGCTTCATATCTGCAGGGTTCATCAG AGTTTATCCCGACACCACCCTGAAAACTCTGCGGAGCGAGCTAGGTGCTCTTCTTGGCACAGACAGGAGCGACAACAAATTCTCCTTCCTGAAGTGTGTGGGTCGCAGTCTGGCACTG GTTAAAAGCAAACAAGAGAGGGATctgaaagtgaaaacatttgCTCCACCGTAT GCGCCGCAGCCAGAGCTCTACCTGCTGTCAGTTGCGGAGGGCGACGGCAGTGTTTGCTCCCGGTCGCTCACCCCGGACACCGGCAGCAGCTCCCCAGACCGCCCGGCCTTTTACCATCCTCCAAAGTCCTGCAGCCTGCCAACGGGGACAAAGGAGACGGTAAAATTCCCCCTCATCCCCCGGTGTTCCCATCAGCCTCCTCCCACCCTCAGCccggaggaagaggaggaggaggaggaggaggaggaggagagctacAGCTCttcagagggagagggagatgaggaagaggaggctccTTCCCCTGACAAGTCTGAGTGGGCAGACCAGGAGCGTTGTCCCGGGAAATTTCAGCACCAAAGGCCAAAACAGCCTGTTTCACTaaataaag ATTCCTCTTTACGTTATCGTTTTATTTATGCTTTTCTGTACATTATTGGAGCTTTACAACGGCGTGATGCTGACCCAGCTCGGGGGAAGGAACCTGCAGGGAAAGAGGAAACGTCCAGGAAGTCCCAGGAGGACAGAGATTCAGGCTTCTCTCTCACAGACGG CTTCGGGAAACCAAAAGATGCACAAAAGGTGAAATCCAGCGGGAGTAAACCAAGCGAG GTGACAGAGAGTCCAGCTTCGTTGTCCCAGCCTGTTCATCGCCCCCCTACACCCCCTGCTCCAGACTTGGCCAAGGTCACCCATAAAACTGCTGCTCCTCCGGTCTTTCAGGCAACCA AGGAGGAACTCATTGAAGAAATCAAGGTGgcgagggaggagaggaaacagctgGAGTGGACCAGACAAGAGCTGCTCAGGAAGGGGAAAGATTTACTGGCTCAGAACCGACACCGGAGGAACCAAG CACGTGACAGCTGGAAAAAGAGATATTTCGAAACCAAGAAGGCCACAGCTCCGCTGGAGGAAAACCTGAAGAACCTGCGACAAGAACTGGAGACGTTTTACAACAAGCTCCTGCACCAGCTTCAGGCCAGAGACAACAGAGGGAGACCGAGACGACAAGGCCGATCTTCCATCAAG AATGAGCTGATAATTCAGATCATGACAGAGATCCATGAGATTGACAACCTGAAGAGGAAGGTAGAAGACGCCAAGATGAAGCTGGTAACAGAGATAAAG CTGAGGAAACAGGCagccacagagctgagagcGCTGAAGGCAGAACTGGCCCAGAAGAAGAGCCAGTCTGGTCACATCGTCTCCTCGACGGCGTCTTTCGGATTTGGATTTACCAAACGGGACAGACCACAAGCTGAAAACACCTCCATCTAA
- the LOC115042001 gene encoding guanine nucleotide-binding protein G(I)/G(S)/G(O) subunit gamma-5: MSGSTNIIAMKKVVQQLRFEAGINRVKVSQAAADLQQFCLQNAQQDPLLTGMSSSNNPFRPQKVCSFL, from the exons ATGTCCGGGTCGACCAACATCATCGCCATGAAGAAAGTTGTCCAGCAGCTTCGCTTCGAGGCCGGCATCAACCGAGTGAAG GTGTCCCAGGCCGCCGCGGACCTGCAGCAGTTCTGCCTGCAGAACGCCCAGCAGGACCCGCTGCTGACCGGCATGTCGTCCAGCAACAACCCGTTCAGACCGcagaaggtctgctccttcctATAG